CCGGCGTTTTTCGCTTCCGCCTGATTTCTGCCCGCCTGCCCCGGTCCGACGGCGCAGCCGTCTGACCGGTCGTCGTTGTTTATCGGCACGTTCTGATAACCTGACGGACCGGTCCGACGGCTAGGCCGTCGGACCGGAGCGCAGCCGGTGCTATTTCGGCAGCGGCGCCTCGTCTTTGCTTTCGCTCAGCTTCTGGGCCAGCTTCTGGGGCACGCCCACGTTGTCGAACAGGCCGCTCACCACGCTCTGCCGCCAGAGGGTGAACACCGAAAAGCGCGGCTCGCGCGTCGAAATCATCTTCCCGGTCACCAACTCGCCGCGCTTGCGCGGGTTCTGGTCGCGGATGACGATGACGTTGACCGCCTTTGAGATGACGCGCTTCAGCAGCGGCTTTTTAATTTCCTCGTCCTTATAGCCCAGCAGCTGCAGCTGCAGCCCGGTGTATTCGGCCCGCATGGTGCCGGTGGTGCCATGGCGGTCGGCCTTCATATCGAAGCGGATGCGCTGCACGTCGCCCTTCTTAAATTTCACCAGCCGCGTGGGCACGGTCATGGAATTCAGAATGCCGAACGGCGCCGGCCCAAACACGCCCCACACCCGGTGCTGCCCCCGCGGGTCGAGCGTATACATCGACACCTGCGCATCGAGGCGGCACTTATTCTGAAGGTAGGTGGTGGCCCGGCCCGTGAGTGGGGTGGCCGCGGTCTGGCGTTTGGGGTCGTTGCTGAGGTTGAAGAAGCTGCCCGTGAAGCGGTTGATGCTCATGGTGCCGGGCAGGGGCGTGAGGGGGCTGCGGTACCTGGTGGCAAGGGTGCCGCTCACGATGTCGAGCCGGCGCACGTCCACCGTCATGGGCAGGTTGCGCATTTCTTCGGGCGAAATCTTGGAGCGGTTGGGGTTGATGGGGCCGCGGCCGTCGGAGGCAATGCGCACCTGCGGGCGCAGCACCCGCACGCGGGCCACCCGCACGTCGGCGCGCCGCACCAGGCCCGGAAATTCTAATCCGCTGAACGTCAGAGACGGAATTTTGACGCGCACGGCGGGCACCTGGTAGCCCTTGTGCAGGTTCATGCCCACGGGCGAGTAGCGCGGCGTCAGGGCCAGTTGGTCGAAGCTGAATGTTTGGGCGTCGGTATCGAGGCGGGCGCGCTGGCTGGTGGCTCGGTAGTAGGGCGGGTCGAAAGGCGCCGAAATGAGGCCGGAGCTGGCTTTCCAAGCCCGGGCGTAGGCAATGCGCCGCGGCTCCAGCGCCGCCAGCGAGTCGATGCGGATGCCCCGGCCGGTGAGGTCGATGCCGTTGATTTCGGGCGAGTGGCGCAGGCCGCCAATCTGCAGGAAGCTGTGCCGAATGCGCAACTCGGCCAAATCGGTGCGCCGCACGGCTTTCGAGAGCAGCTTCCACACCGGTGGCGGCGCCTGCCTGGGCGGCGTAAAAGTGAGCCGGGCGCCCTCAATCAGCAGCGAGGAAGCCCGCAGCTGCCGCCGCTGCTGCACCTCGGCGGCATCGAAGCCGCGCAGCATCAGGCTGGGCAGGGTCAGGTCGACGCGTACCGCGCCGGGCTTGCCTTGGCCCGGTCCTGGCGGCCGCACGCGCACGGCGTTCAGGCCCAACGTGCCGGCCTCAGTTGAGAGCTTTAGCCCGCCCAGCTGCACAGCGTGGCCCGCTGCGGTAGCGTTGCTGCGGCCCAGCCCCAGCGTCCAGGCCTTGGCAAAAAAGAGTTTTTTGGCGTTCGGCGCTTGGCCGGAATCAAGGCGAATGGCGGTGCCAGCCAGCTCAATGCTGCGCATAACGGCGCGCAGGGCGTTGTCTTTCACCTGCAAAAAACCCTGGTGCACGGCCAGGTGCGCCAGGTCAATTTCACGGGCGTAGGTGCCGAGGCCCGCGCCGCCCGTGGCTTTTTGAGCCGCCGGCACCACGGTCAGCTGCGGGGCCTGCAGCAGTAGCGAATCGGCGCGGAAGGTGCGCTGGTGCAGCAGGCGGGCCGCCTTCAGCCCGGTGAGGCGCAGGCGGGGCAGCGCCAGGCTCACGCGCGGCAGGTTGCCCGGCACGGTGCTCCCCGGCTGCACCGCCACCGAATCAAGCTGGATTTCGCCGTCGGCGGTGGAAACCAGCAGGTGTTTGAACTGTAGGTGGTGGCCTTGCGCCCGGCCCTTCGCCTGCTGCAATAGTAGTCGCCAGTCGGTGGCGTAGGCCAGGCGCTGGGTATCGGCCGCCCCGGCGGGGCTGATGAGCAGGTCGTGTGCGCTCAGGTCGGCGCGGCGCAGTTGGGCGGCATCCGGCGTGCCGGGTAGGTATGCCACCTGGGTGTGCAGCAGGCCAAGGTAGCCGATGTCCAGCCCTTTCAGCTTGAGTGGCAGCTGCTCGTGCAGGGGTTTGCCGGCGTTGCGGGTGGGGCGCCGGGCCAGGGCCAGCACTTGAATAGTAGCCGAATCAAGCACGATACTGTCGACGGGCACCACGGCTTTGCGCAGCAGCGCCAGCAGGCCCACGCCCGTCACGTTGAGGCGAGCGGCATCGAGGCGCAGCCGCGGCAGGGTGTCGGCCACCTGGGCGGCGGGGCGCAGGCGCACGTTGCGCAGGCGCACGGCGCGCTGCCACAGGCTGGCTTCCAGCGCGCCGACGCGCAAGTGGTACTGGCCGTGGGTTTGGGTGCTCACCTGCTGTTCCAGCTTGCGGCGGAGCCAGGGGTCGAGGTAGTGCTGCACCAACAGCGCCGCGCCTAGCAGCAGGGCCACCACGCCCAGCAGCCACCACAGCCACGTTGGCACCCGCGAGGGTGCGGCCGGGGGCGCTGGGGACGAGGCGGAAGAGGGAGCGGTAACGACGGTTTCGGGCACGAGAGCAGGGCAAAGGATATCGTAACGCGAAAGGCTCCGGCGAGGATGGGCCGCGGCAGGGCTAAGTCGATATAAACCGGCATTTTGCCGACCGGCGCGCTCCGGAGAAGGCCGCAACGGCCCCAGTTGTTTTGCGCAATGCACTGCCGGCGTGAAGTATTTTTGGCGCCATGGCTACTTCACTTGCTCCCGACGCGTTGGGCCCGGCCGTATTGGCCACCGTGCGCCACGGCTATCAGTCCTCCAAAAGCCTGGCCGACCGGGCCTTGGCCCAAATTTCCGCCGCCGAATGGTTGCAGTGCCCCGCGCCCGGCTCCAACAGCGCCGCCGTCATTGTGCAACATATGGCCGGCAACCTGCGCTCACGCTTCACTGATTTCTTTACCTCCGACGGCGAAAAACCGAACCGCCGGCGCGACCAGGAGTTTGAAGAGCCCACCGCCGTGGCGGCCATTGCCCCGCTGCAAGGCGAGTGGGAAGCCGCTTGGCGCGTCCTCTTCGACCTTCTGGACCGCCTGCAGCCCGCCGACCTGCTGCGCACCGTCACCATTCGGGGCGAGGCGCACACGGTGCTGGCGGCCCTGCAGCGGCAACTCACCCACTACGCCTACCACACCGGCCAGCTGGTGCAACTGGCCAAGGGCCTGCGCGGCGAGGCGTTCAAGTCGCTGAGCATCCCGCGCGGGCAAAGCGAACAATTTAATCAGCAAATGACCCAACAGCATTGATGTCAGCCGGTTCTCAACTTTCTGCTGCAGCTTTCGGCGCGCCGCCCGTTTCCTCCGTACCCATTGCCATGCTTGCCATTACTTCCCTGCTCAGTCCGCCGCACGTATTGCGCATCAACGCCATCATCAAAAGCCTGGAAGAAAAGTTCGGCCTCGACGACGTGCAGGCCACCCTCGACCCGCACCTGACCTATCAGCTGGCCGGCGTCAAAAAGCTCAGCTCGCTGAAGAAAGTGCTGGCCGAAGTGGCCGCCACCACCGAGCCGTTTCCGGCCTTCACCACCGGCCTGGGCGTGTTTCCGGGCGAGCGGCCGGTCATCTACATCCCCGTGCTGCGCTCCGACGCCCTCAATGCGCTGCACCGCCGCATCCGCGAAGTCACCGCGCCGCTCTGCCTGCGCACCGATAAGTTCAGCGGGCCCGACTGCTGGCTGCCGCACATCTCGCTGGCCCTGCACGACACCACCGCCGACCTGCTGGGTCCCGTGCTGGCCTACCTCAACCAGGAAACCTACAACCTCAAAATCATCATCGACAACCTCGCCATCCTGCGGCAGGATGGCGAGCTGTTTGTGCGCGAGGAAGTATTTAAAATGGGGGCGAAGGTGCCGGCGTAGGGGCAGGTTTTCAGCAGAAATAAAAAAGTAAAAGGAACGTCATGCTGAGCCTGTCGAAGCATCTCTGCCGCAATAGTAATTAGTTATGTTGCGCGGTAGAGATGCTTCGGCTGCGCTCAGCATGACGTTCTTTTTTTCTCGTTACTCCACCGTGGGCGGAGTCTGCGTGCCGTTGTCGAGGCTTTGCCAGAGGTATTTGCAGGCCAGCGTGCGGTAGGGGCGCCAGGCTTCGGCAATGGCCAGCATGCGCTTTTGCAGGGCGCGGCCGGTTTCTTCCAGGCCGTAGAGCTTGCGCATGGCGTTCTGCACGCCGAGGTCGCCTTCGGAGAAAACGTCGGGCTGGTCGAGGGCAAACATTTGCAGCATCTGGGCCGTCCAGCGGCCCACGCCCCGAATGGCGGTGAGGTGCTGCGTGAAGGCTTCCTCCGATAGTCCGGTGAGGTGGTCGTAGTCGAGCAGGCCCCGCTCGTTGTACTCGGCAATGGCCTTGAGGTAGCCGGCTTTCTGGCGCGAGAGGCCCACGGCGCGCAGCTCGTCTTCAGATAGGGCCAGCACTTCGCGCGGCTCGGGGTAGCCCTCGGGCGGAAACAGGGATTGGAACCGCTTCCAGATGGCCGCCGCCGCCTTGGTCGAAATCTGCTGGCTCACGATGGCGCGCAGCAGGGCCAGGTACAGGTCTTCGTGGGGGCGCGGGTGAATTTCGCGGCCCCGGGCAATTAGCTGGCCCAGCAAGGGGTCGGCAGCGGTGAGGTATTCGATGGCGGCTTGGTTGAGCATCAAAACAGCGGAATGATGGAAGCGGAAGGCTACTCTAGTAAGTCTTCGATGTGAACAGGAATCAGAATGATGTCGAGCGGCCGGCCGGTAGGCGTGAGGCGCAGCCCCGTTAGGTTGCCGCCGAACACGGCGCCGGTGTCAATGTAGAGGCTGTTGGTGGCTTTGTCGAATTTCGGCTCGCCCTTGGTCATGGGGGTGTGGCCCACCACCTGCAGCTGCGGCAGGCGCCGGAGCGGCGTGCGGGTCCACAGCAGTCCGTCGGAGCTGTCGGGGTTGTAGGCCTGGTCGGAAGTGCTGATGCCGGCGTGGCTCACCAGCACGTGGTCGTTTTCCCAAAAAAGGGGGCGCTGTTCCAACCAGAGCAGGTGATGGGCCAGCAGGTCGGGGCGGGTACGGTATTGGTCGGTAGTGCTGTCGCCGCCCCAGTGCAGCCAGCCGGGGTAGGGGCCATCGGGGCCAAAATGGTGCAGCAGGGCATGCTCGTGGTTGCCCATGAGGAAGGTGGTCGAATCGGGGTACTGTTCGCTTAGTCGGCGGGCGGCCTCCACGGTTTCGGGTATGAAGGCGCCGCGGTCCACCAGGTCGCCCACCTGAATGAGGTGCTCGGTGGCCGGGTCCCAGCGCGTGAGCAGTTCCCGAAAGGTGTGGTAGCACCCGTGCACGTCGCCGATGATGAACAGATTCATAGAAAAAGTACGTCAGATGGCGGGTTTGGGTGCCGTCAGGCCGGGGCGTTTTTTAGTGTGACTTGACTGCGGGCTCCGAGCTGTTGGCCGGAGTGGGCTGCCCCACGCCCAGCCAGCGCACCAGCGGCCCAATGGTGAGCCCTTGGCCCACAATGGAAAAAACCACAATCACATACGTGACGCCCACTATCAACTCGCGCGGCATGGTGGGTGGCAAACTCAGCGCCAGCGCCACCGACAAGCCGCCCCGCAGCCCGCCCCAGGTGAGCACGGCCACGCCGTGGTCGGAAGGCTGGAACGTGGGCAGCAGCCGCAGAAACACCAGCGGTATCGACACGGCCACCCAGCGCGCCAGCAGCACCACCACAATGGCCGCCAGCCCCACCAGCACCGTGCGCCCCGGAATGTCGAG
This DNA window, taken from Hymenobacter sp. 5317J-9, encodes the following:
- a CDS encoding DUF1572 family protein, whose amino-acid sequence is MATSLAPDALGPAVLATVRHGYQSSKSLADRALAQISAAEWLQCPAPGSNSAAVIVQHMAGNLRSRFTDFFTSDGEKPNRRRDQEFEEPTAVAAIAPLQGEWEAAWRVLFDLLDRLQPADLLRTVTIRGEAHTVLAALQRQLTHYAYHTGQLVQLAKGLRGEAFKSLSIPRGQSEQFNQQMTQQH
- a CDS encoding 2'-5' RNA ligase family protein; amino-acid sequence: MLAITSLLSPPHVLRINAIIKSLEEKFGLDDVQATLDPHLTYQLAGVKKLSSLKKVLAEVAATTEPFPAFTTGLGVFPGERPVIYIPVLRSDALNALHRRIREVTAPLCLRTDKFSGPDCWLPHISLALHDTTADLLGPVLAYLNQETYNLKIIIDNLAILRQDGELFVREEVFKMGAKVPA
- a CDS encoding DNA-3-methyladenine glycosylase 2 family protein, with the protein product MLNQAAIEYLTAADPLLGQLIARGREIHPRPHEDLYLALLRAIVSQQISTKAAAAIWKRFQSLFPPEGYPEPREVLALSEDELRAVGLSRQKAGYLKAIAEYNERGLLDYDHLTGLSEEAFTQHLTAIRGVGRWTAQMLQMFALDQPDVFSEGDLGVQNAMRKLYGLEETGRALQKRMLAIAEAWRPYRTLACKYLWQSLDNGTQTPPTVE
- a CDS encoding metallophosphoesterase, which produces MNLFIIGDVHGCYHTFRELLTRWDPATEHLIQVGDLVDRGAFIPETVEAARRLSEQYPDSTTFLMGNHEHALLHHFGPDGPYPGWLHWGGDSTTDQYRTRPDLLAHHLLWLEQRPLFWENDHVLVSHAGISTSDQAYNPDSSDGLLWTRTPLRRLPQLQVVGHTPMTKGEPKFDKATNSLYIDTGAVFGGNLTGLRLTPTGRPLDIILIPVHIEDLLE